GCGTTTCGGGGAAACCAACGCTGCGCGAACGGGCCTATGACCCAGGTTCCGATGTGCCCCACCGTACCTTGTCTTGATGCAGTCGCTCATGGGGGGAACCCCCGCATGAAGGCGCTGCATCGCTTTTTTTATATATAGATAGATACTTTTTTAATCTAATTTTTTTCATAGACGTTTAAGTCGTTAGACCAAATTACGCAATATGTATCTCTTACATATTTTTTACGTTGCCTACTTATTTTTAGATAGTATTTATCTATATTTTTAGTTTATTGTAATGGTTTTTATCCTAACACGCTCTGTGAAAACTGTCAAGTTTTAGCTTAAAAAGAAAGCCGTCCTATAAGGACGGGGCTTTAAACCCAATTTTTTCGGTAACCAATGAAACCCAACTGATGTTGGGATTTGTGGCAGCAGGTATGGGAATTGCTCTATTGCCCAATTCGATCAGACGTTTTCGTCGAGATGGGGTAGTGTATCGGTCAGTAGAACCTTCTACGGCAGAGATTGTGGAGCGCGATCGCATGGCGTATTACTAATCCTTGTCCTACTCTTGAGCAATTTTTACAAGTTGTTCGAGATACAGCGAATATAATTGATGTGTGAATAATACTTTCTTTGTCAAGAAGCATTCAGCCGTCAGCTGTCAGTTGTCAGCTTAAAATAAACTTCGTTTGGTAGAATTTAATAGTTCGAGATTAATGATAATAGAAAGTCTGGGTATTTGACCATCTAAGGATATGCTGATTGCTGATTGCTGATTGCTAATTGCTTACACCTTTAACTATTATATTTCACCGAGCAACCGTAAGGCTGAGTAACTGTTGTTTCTACAGGTTTATTAGTAATAACACTATCCACAGCAGCTCGGACATAGTTGGTAGCAGTTTCTACATCCGCTGGATTAGCTGAGGGTTTATTATCAATTGCGCCCATGTATTTTAGGACTCCATCAGTATCAATAACATACATATGGGGTGTGGTGCGAGCTTGATATAGACGACCAATGGTGCCTTCGGAGTCTATAATTACTGCTGTGGGACTAGCGCTACTGCTCTTAATCAATTCATTGGCTTTTTGAGGGGTGACATGACCTTGCTGTCCTGGAGCTGAGGAGATTATTGATAACCACACTACTCCTTTGCTGGTGGCTTCTTTCTGAAGTTTCTGCATGTTACCGCTGCTGTAATGTTTGCGGACAAAGGGACATTGGTGATTAGTCCATTCTAATACTACGACTTTCCCTTTGAAATCACTGAGCTTGTGGGTGGTGTTGTTGCTGTCAACTCCAGTGAATTCTGGTGCTTTTCCATCAATCTGTAATGGTGATGATGCTGCAATTGCGGTCGATACTTGACTTGTAGTTTTAGAATCTTTGGTGAGGGGAGGATTCTGGCATCCGGTGATAATTAGGGCTAGGGCTACTAATCCAGTGGTGGTGATTTTCTGACCGTTAACTTTGATAAAGTTGTTCATATTTTTTGATGGCTGATTGTTGATTGTTGATTGTTGATTGTTGATTATTACTTGTTAATTGTCACTTGTTGCTTGTTATTTTCCATTTACTTAAATTATACCTAAATTTTATATAGGAATCCTAAATGAATTGTGATAATTTTTGATGCCATATTCCCTACTCCCTACTCCCTACTCCCTACTCCCTACTCCCTACTCCCTGTTCCCTTTGCTATAGGTTTTTGATGGCACGTTGAACTTGATCTGGGGATAGAATCTGAGGTAGTATAATAGGCGGTGTAAATTCAGAGTCTGCTGGATACAATACATAAAGGGGTACGCCACTGCGCCCAAAGGATTCTAGAGCTTTGGTGATGGCTGGGTCACGATTAGTCCAGTCTGCTTTGAGTAAGGCAATTTTTTTAGACTCAAAGGCGGCTATGGTTTCTGGCTGGTTGAGGGCGACACGCTCATTAACTAGACAGGTAATGCACCAGGATGCTGAGAAATTCAGGAATACTGGGCTTCCTGATTGCCTTAGTTTTACTAGTCGTTGAGCTGTATAGGCTTGCCATTTGATGCCCTGATTTTGATTATGGGTCACTGCAGTAGGAGTGGTGGTGGAGATTTGGGCTAAGCTCAGGGAAAATCCTAGGGCGACTAAGGCGCAGATTGAGCCCAAATGCTTTCCTAGAGGGGGGAGTAGGCGGGTTTTTTGGTGCAGCCAAGTGGCAAAGGCAATTAGGATTAGTCCTGTTAGGGCGGCTGCTAAACCGTTGGTTCCAGTTTGCTGGGCTAATACCCAGATTAACCAGGCGGTGGCGGCGTACATGGGGAATGCCAGAAGCTGTTGGAAGGTTTCCATCCATGCTCCTGGTTTGGGTAAAATACGTTGCAATCCTGGGGTGAAGCTAATGGCTAGGTAGGGCAGGGCTAGCCCGAGACCGAGCATTTCAAAAATTGCGATCGCTATCGGTACGGATTGGGTCAGGGCTACTCCCAGGGCGGTTGCCATGAATGGTGCGGTGCAGGGAGTGGCTACTACGGTGGCAAAGACTCCTGTGAAAAATTCCCCTATGTATCCTGAGCGAGTGGTTAATCGTTGCCCAATTCCCATGATGGAAGCACCGAAGATAAAGACTCCCGATAGACTTAAGCCAACGGCAAACATTAGATATGCCATTAAGGTAACGAAAACGGGGGATTGTAGCTGGAATCCCCAACCGATTTGTTGCCCTAGCGATCGCAAAATTAATAGCACACTGGCGACTACGCTAAAACTGACGAGAATGCCTGCAGTAAATGCGATCGCATGGCGTCTCACTTGCTTGGGACTTTTCTGGGATTTTTGGACTATGTTGAGTGCTTTGAGAGATAGCACTGGGAAGACACAGGGCATCAGGTTTAGGATTATGCCTCCGAGTAATGCTAGCAGGAGCAATTGCCATCGGGGTTGGGTTGGGGTTGGGGCGGTTTTGCCTATTTCATTGCTTACTGCGGCTTCAATGGTGAAGGCTTGGACTACAGATTGGTTGTCTAGGGATTCTCGAATTACTAACACTCCAGTGATTGGGTCGAGTTTCCTAAGATAGCCTCGCTGCAATCGCAAGGTGATTCCATCTTGATTAAGTTCTGCGTTTTGGGGCGCTGGGTTGCTAATGATACCGTCTTGATGTGGGAAAAAGGTCACCTCTTGGATTTGAGCCTCTTCCATTTCGGGGGCTTCAACTTGCAGGGTTAAGTCTTTTGGTTCAATAGTGACTGTGACTTGCCATGGGGAGGGTTTGGGTAGAGCTTGACGGGCTTGCTCAAATAAGTTTGCCCACCGTTGGTTGACTAAGGGAGGTCTAGAGGTAATTGGTAAGGTGAGGTTGAGGGTGCCTTCTTCCGGAATACAGTTTACTTCACAGACCAACCAATCAGCTTTTACTCGGAGTTGCAGAGAATCAGGAGTAGCTAGGTTAGCTGGGGGTGTGATTTGGCTGAGTAGGGTAACCTCTTCTTCATAGCCAAAGTTCATTAATGGCTCAAGGGGTAGCCGCTGGGGATAGGGCCAAACGATGTCTCCCACTTCAAAGCCGGGGGGTAGGGTCCACTTAAGGGTAGCTCCGAGACCCGAGTCACCAGGGTTTCGCCAATAGGTGTGCCAGCCGGGATTGATGTTGAAGTGTAGTCCTACCCAGAAGGGGGTTCCAGGTTGAATGTTGATGACTTCGCTGATTAATTGCACCTCGACATTCTCGGTTTGGACTGGGTTAGCCGAGGCAGGAGCAATGGGTAGTAAGGTAGTGGAGAGGGTTAGGGCTAGGGCTATGATCCAGGTGAGGAGTTGGTGCAACATGATGACTCTACTGAACACATGTTTAACCTACACGATTTTTTTTTAGGAATCATTTCAAGTATAGTTAGGTCAGTTACCCATTACCCATTATCGATTAAGCAACTAATCTTTTGGTATTAAAATTTTCATTTGCCAGCAATCGAGCCATTTGGGATTACCTGGATTTATTGCGTTGCTGATTATGGGTATGGTCAAGCCCCCCTAGCCCCCCAATTTTGGGGGGAACAAGACTTTCAAGCGATGCAGCGCGGTCTTGGGAAGGCAGCGCGGTCTTGGGGGTTCCCCCCATGAGCGACTGCCGTGGTTTCCCCCATGAGCGACTGCATCAAGACAAGTCCCCCGAGCGAGGGATTGCTCGCTCGGGGGACCCACGGGGGCTTGACCAAAACCAGATGATCCCGCATTCATTCCTTAATTCAGCAACGCCGGATTGATTGCGCCTAGCTATTAGGCGATGGACGCGCGTCCTGCTTTCAGCGATCGCTTATTCCAATGGGATTAAAACGTTGTTCACCCTTCCCAAACTTCTTCCATGACCATGACAAAACCAGGCAGCACTGATTCATCCCCCTTCACCGTAGCTGGATTGTCCAACTGCTCCACTTCTACCCCAGGACGGTAAATATATACTTGACGACTATTTGGCTCAATCAACCACCCCAACAGAGCGCCATTTGACCTGTACTCTTCCATCTTTTCCTTAAGACTCTTCACCCTATCACTGGGAGAGCGCAACTCAATCACAAAATCTGGGCACAGAGGAATAAACTTTTTCCTTTGTTGAGGCGTTAGGGCTTCCCATCTGTCTTTTTTGACCCAAGAAGCATCAGGGGAACGTTCTGCACCATTGGGCAGCTTAAAGCCACCAGAAGAATCAAATACCTTGCCTAGCTTTGTTTGGCGATTCCACAACTGTAGCTGAAAATTAATGTTGGAATTTTTTTGAGATGTTTCACCTCCTGTGGGGGGCATAACAATTATTTTTCCGTCTAATGTGCGCTCAATTCGTAAATCTCGATTAATCTGACAAAACTCAAAAAATTGGTCATCATCCATAGCCCATGCCGGGGGCATCCTCAACACAATGGGATTGGTTTCAACAGCTGTGGTGGCTACTTTCATGGCGATCTCTACTTCCCGCACAAAAGAGTTTCTTCTATTCTAGTTAACAAAAATACCCAGTCTTTAGCCTAAAAACCCAGCTAAGCTGCACGTCAATCCGCACCATTGGAGATTTTAGCACCTCCGTTCCGTTCGGAAACTTGAGTAATTTAACGGTAATGGTAGCAGCAACTACTCGTATTTACCGTAGAGGTAGAAATCTTACTTGTCCTTCCCACTCTCCCTCAAGGCTGCACTCAGCAATCAAGATAATTTCCTCTATCGCTAGCCCGATTGGGACACGACGACTCACCTCAAACAACCCAGGCATAGATAATCCTGCTTGGATACGTTCGTATGCGAAAGTTATCATCGTAGCAACATCATGAGTTAAAACCATTCGTCCTTCTTGAGCAGCCCATGCTAAAACAGTTGGATCATCTGCTCCTGATAAGTCCACATCTTGAACACGCACAATATCAATATCTGGACTTTGGCGAAGAACACCTCGGACAATTTGGTTATTAAAATTTTCATCTGCCAGGAATCGAGCCATTTGGGATTACCTGGATTGATTGCGTCTAGCTAGTAAGCGATCGCGTATTCCAATGGGATTAAAGCGTTGTTCAGCCTCCTGCTGAATTGCATCTGTCTGACGTTGACGTTCTACAAGATAGGTATGAACCTCATCTCTATGTCTGAGGTAGTAACCAATAACCAAGTAGATATCTGGTAGTTGTAGCGATGGATATTGCTCTGCGATTTCCTCTGGCGTGCATCCCTCAAGAAAAGCAGTCACGACAGTGTCTAGGGTGACGCGAGTTTTGGCAACTCGTACAACACCATGGGCATCTGTCTCTATAGGTGCGGGTTCAAGGGCAATTGCTAGAGTCATAGACTTTATCAGGTTTCTATTCCAGATGGTAGCAAACGCCTAGTCAGGACGAGGATATGGGCGTTGCTGAATCAGCAACGTCAGATTAATCAACTCTAACCATTTCACGGGATTCTTCCTTCTGATTCACCTCAGAGGGTTTCGGCTTTTGACCCCTAAAGTCTCCTAATAATCCCATCAATGCTGGAACTACTGTAGGTGTCAGTAATGTAGACAAAGCCAATCCCCCAGTTAAGGTAATCCCTAATCCTTGATATAATTCAGCTCCTTTCCCTGGTATTGCTGCTAGCGGTAACATTCCTAGTACTGTAGTTCCAGCAGACATGAATATTGGTCGTAAGCGATCGCATACTGCTCTATACAACGATGTATCGTAATCTATTCCTTCTTGCTGTAATTGCAAGGCTCGGTCTACCAAAAGGATGGCATTATTCACCACAACTCCAGTCAGAATCACAAATCCCAACCCCGTAATCATATCCAGCGGTACCACAACACCAGGAATTCTGTTGACTATCACCAAACTCAACAACGCTCCGGTTAATCCTATCGGTACTGTTGCCATAATTACGATGGGATAGAGAAAAGAACGGTAGAGTGCTACTAGCAGCAGATAGGTAATCACTAAAGACAGAATAAAGATTGACCCCAACTGAACTAATGTTTCTGATAGCAAATCTGCTGAACCAGCTAATTCGACACGATAGCCAGCAGGTAGGTTTTGCCGGAAGGGTTTGAGAATCTGCTGCTCTGTCTGTTCAACTAGTTTTCCTAAGGGAGCTGAGCGCTTGACACTAACGGTTAGGGTAATAGAACGCTGTAAATCCACTCGGTCAATCCGATCGGGTCCGGTGGTATCTACTACTTCAGCGACATCAGCTAGTTGTACTTTCCCACCATTGGGAGTATAGATCACTAACTGACGCAACTGCTCTGGGGTTTTGACAACGGTATGTTGTAATTCAACGGTCACATCCAGTTCCCGTTTACCATCGACGAATTCTGAGGCTCTAATCCCACCGAGAGCAGCTTCAACCATTCTCCCTAAGTCAGCTTCTGACAAGCCCACTTCTGCCAGTCGCACCCGATTGGGAATTACTTGTAATTCTGGTGCACCAGTAACAAAACTGGAACGAGCATTGCGCACACCGTCCAGTTGGCGCAATTGCTTAATAATATCCTGACCCCACTGGTTTAATTGATCCAGGTCTTGTCCTACCACACGGACGGTATAGGATTTGCCTGGATTACGAAAAATGTTAGTGCGCCTAGCAACCACAAAGCGATAACCAGGGAAATTGGACTTTACCTTTCCCATCCGATTCACCATGTCATCGAGATTCCTACCAGTAGCTAAGTCTGGCTTGAGATAGACTAAAATCATTTTCCGTCG
The Moorena sp. SIOASIH genome window above contains:
- a CDS encoding protein-disulfide reductase DsbD domain-containing protein, which encodes MLHQLLTWIIALALTLSTTLLPIAPASANPVQTENVEVQLISEVINIQPGTPFWVGLHFNINPGWHTYWRNPGDSGLGATLKWTLPPGFEVGDIVWPYPQRLPLEPLMNFGYEEEVTLLSQITPPANLATPDSLQLRVKADWLVCEVNCIPEEGTLNLTLPITSRPPLVNQRWANLFEQARQALPKPSPWQVTVTIEPKDLTLQVEAPEMEEAQIQEVTFFPHQDGIISNPAPQNAELNQDGITLRLQRGYLRKLDPITGVLVIRESLDNQSVVQAFTIEAAVSNEIGKTAPTPTQPRWQLLLLALLGGIILNLMPCVFPVLSLKALNIVQKSQKSPKQVRRHAIAFTAGILVSFSVVASVLLILRSLGQQIGWGFQLQSPVFVTLMAYLMFAVGLSLSGVFIFGASIMGIGQRLTTRSGYIGEFFTGVFATVVATPCTAPFMATALGVALTQSVPIAIAIFEMLGLGLALPYLAISFTPGLQRILPKPGAWMETFQQLLAFPMYAATAWLIWVLAQQTGTNGLAAALTGLILIAFATWLHQKTRLLPPLGKHLGSICALVALGFSLSLAQISTTTPTAVTHNQNQGIKWQAYTAQRLVKLRQSGSPVFLNFSASWCITCLVNERVALNQPETIAAFESKKIALLKADWTNRDPAITKALESFGRSGVPLYVLYPADSEFTPPIILPQILSPDQVQRAIKNL
- a CDS encoding DUF5615 family PIN-like protein; this translates as MARFLADENFNNQIVRGVLRQSPDIDIVRVQDVDLSGADDPTVLAWAAQEGRMVLTHDVATMITFAYERIQAGLSMPGLFEVSRRVPIGLAIEEIILIAECSLEGEWEGQVRFLPLR
- a CDS encoding DUF433 domain-containing protein → MTLAIALEPAPIETDAHGVVRVAKTRVTLDTVVTAFLEGCTPEEIAEQYPSLQLPDIYLVIGYYLRHRDEVHTYLVERQRQTDAIQQEAEQRFNPIGIRDRLLARRNQSR
- a CDS encoding Uma2 family endonuclease, which gives rise to MKVATTAVETNPIVLRMPPAWAMDDDQFFEFCQINRDLRIERTLDGKIIVMPPTGGETSQKNSNINFQLQLWNRQTKLGKVFDSSGGFKLPNGAERSPDASWVKKDRWEALTPQQRKKFIPLCPDFVIELRSPSDRVKSLKEKMEEYRSNGALLGWLIEPNSRQVYIYRPGVEVEQLDNPATVKGDESVLPGFVMVMEEVWEG
- a CDS encoding redoxin domain-containing protein codes for the protein MNNFIKVNGQKITTTGLVALALIITGCQNPPLTKDSKTTSQVSTAIAASSPLQIDGKAPEFTGVDSNNTTHKLSDFKGKVVVLEWTNHQCPFVRKHYSSGNMQKLQKEATSKGVVWLSIISSAPGQQGHVTPQKANELIKSSSASPTAVIIDSEGTIGRLYQARTTPHMYVIDTDGVLKYMGAIDNKPSANPADVETATNYVRAAVDSVITNKPVETTVTQPYGCSVKYNS